In the genome of Oncorhynchus mykiss isolate Arlee chromosome 30, USDA_OmykA_1.1, whole genome shotgun sequence, the window CGATATCCTGAAGAGCGGAGGGCTGTCGGATCTGCTAGTGGTTCTCATCACAGGGCTGTGTCTGGTGGTCTGTGGGGCCGTACTGCTGAAGCTGGCACTAGGACACCACATGCCCAAGCCCGGCGTAGCCCTTAATGATATGTACATCTCTGGGGTGGTGTTGTTAGCTGGAGGGGGGTCAGCGGTGGTGGGGGTGGGAGTGTACACGGGGGTGGTGTTCCTGTTGGAGAGGACGTGGCCGGGACAGAGGTTCAGGGATCGGGCCATGGGGGTGTTCACTATCTCTGGACGACACATGGACCAGGGTAGGAGGGAGACCACCTCTAGCTTGGCTAACCtcatctgacctgaccaccaGAGACATGGCATGGGATAGGTAGCCCTAAACAGCAGATGACCGCAACACTCATATGGCCCAGATCTTATCCATATATAGGCACCGGGGAGGGTTGGAATTTATTGGTCCGCTCTGGCTTGAGATAGGTGGGCTTAGTTGCTGGGCCCCATTTGGTGTGAACGTTGGGCCACATCCACCTTGCTGTCTGGGAGGGACCAATGGACATCACATGTGAAGATGGAATTTGAGCAAAGTGGCCACCTTTGGAGGAACTAAGTATCAATTCAATTTTGCAGGTCCATGAATTGCAATATGGGATAGAGAGCTGTGTCTACACAACATGTTCTATTTTAATGATTGGCCATCCTTGGATAATTACTTATGAGATGGAACCCCAGCAGAGCACTACTCTCTATAATGTGAAATAAACAGAATGACAATGACACAGACACTGGTCCCAGACACAGAACAAAGATTAAGATTCATAATGTGTCTAATCTAATAGTATCATCCACTACAAAGCAGTTTGTGAAAAAGCTGCTGTATGGAATAATCATATCATAGAATAATGTAAACAGGTTACTGTACAAAGTGATTTCCTGATAAATGTCACATTTTGTCACCTTTTTATGTCACAGGTTTACAGCTGTGTTGGGTAGTCAAAGGCCTTGCAACTCTACGAAGAATCTGAGGAGAATGCCATTGTCGCCTGGTTAAATGGTACAATATGGTTTAATTGAACAAAGCatctgtgtgtttgcgtgtgtgtttgcgtgtgtgtctgGCCCTCGCAACTCCTTATCAGGCAGTACATGTGAGCTGTCTGTCGCTCAGAGACAATAGGGGTCACTGAGGCGGCCATTGTTGTTGTACCGACGGCCGGCCAGGCCAATGGACAATGGGCAGGCTGTGGATCGTAAGGGGTTGGCGTCGCCCAGTACGGCTTTCCCTtaccaccctcacacacacacacacacacacacacacacacacacacacacacacacacagcagcggCGACTGTGGCTGTAATCCCTCATTGACAAGGGACTGTTCTCTGACCtgaagtctctctgtctctgctgtgCAATGCTATGCAGGACCTGCTCTTTAGGTGGTGGTGCCAAGTAGGTTTGTGCATTCacgacagagagtgagagagatgaccGCCATGAAACAGTGATGGGAGAGGAAGCGAGAAAGAGAAAACAGTACAATATAGCGACACGAGAGAAACCAGACGAGAAAGAGAGACCGAGCTAAACCCTCAGGTGCAGTCCACCTTTTAGGCCATAGGGGGTTCATACTCACAAACGTGTGCTTAATGTGCTTAAACTGGCAGTTTAGACCTTAGGTTTAAAATGTCTATCTGCTAGCTTTTCTCATAGGCAAACCTGGCACAATTGGCCATTTGGCTACCATGAGTCCTTTgtatagtgaacaaaaatataaaacgcaacatgtaaagtgaaataaaaataaaagatgacCCCAAATTTTCCATACACATAGAAAGCTTATTGCTCTCAaagtttgtgcacaaatttgtttacatccctgttagtgaccatttctccaggtgaggcatatcaagaagctgttaatttagcatgataattacacaggtgcactttgtgctggggacaacaaaaggccactcaagttgagggagtgtgcaattgccatgctgactgtaggaatgtccaccagagaagttgccagatcatttaatgttcatttctctaccataagctgcctttaatgtcattttagagaatatgGCAGTAAGCCTAACTggccttacaaccgcagaccacgtgtaaccacgccagcccaggacctccacatccagcttcttcgcctgcgggatcgtctgagaccagccacccgggaCAGCTgatgggtttgcacaaccaaagaatttctgcacaaactgtcagaaaacgtctcagggaagctcatctgcatgctcgttgtcctcaccagggtcttgaccaaattgcagttcagcgtcgtaaccgacgtcagtgggcaaatgttcaccttcgatggctactggcacgctggagaagtgtgctcttcacggatgaatcccagtttcaactgtacaggACAGATGTCATACAGCGTATATGGCGATTGGTTTGCCGATGTCAACATCGGGCACGGTGCCAGGATTTTTTTCTCTCCCGGTGCtaaggggagggtgggggggctTGACCAATACGTGGGGGTGCTAAGAACATTTTCAGGACTATTTACAAGTGCATTTATTCCTGACAATTGTGCATTGGTAATAATGTTTCGGATGAAATGGCTATCACAAGGTCAGAAATGAAATGACTAATATCCAAAGTGCAGCCACAACGAGAAGTGCAATGCATTTAGCCGATGCCTGTTAACTGTGCACACACTTGTAAAACGAACTGGCTATCAGCACAATCTTAGTGATTTATATTTCTATTGCAAACAAAAATAACTTGTAGGCCGATGACATATATGCGTCCGGCTGTGCATTGGTTATAATGTGACCAATTAAATGAAAGGAATAATATACACATTGCAGCCACAATGAGAAGTGTGTTGACCCTATGCCTGTCAACTTTGCCCACATGGTGTAAAACGAGCTGGCTGTCATCACAATCTTAGCGATTTCTATTTCTATTGCAAACATACTTGTAGGCCGACTGGCCGACAATATGCATGCATCTTCTCCGTTCCATCCAGATCCAGATCAGCGCGATTGAATCATGTTCCCACCACCGGGCAGGCGCGCTCTGTCAATGAATAAAAGGTCTTTCAGTTACTCCCCAAGTGTTTGTTTTATAGAAGGACGATACGACGATATGTTGTTGAGTCTATAAACTTCTGCACATTCAGGGCCTTGGTTCTTTCTGCGTGTATGGACAGGCAGGCAAGCTTGCTGAGTCAAGGTTTTGCCCAGTATTTCATTCTGTATATCATGATGCGTGCACTTAGCATTTCTATGATTATCTGATATTTTCTTTGTCGAATTTGCCTCTGACCTGTGAAAGTTCAAGGAAGTTTCCCTCTCTGTGAAAGTCCCTGGAATGCAGTAAAACGCAATGACTCCCCAACTGCTCTCATATATTCTCTGTTCTCTGACTATTTTCGAACGGCCATCACTTAGAGCATGGCATATTGTTGAGCCAGACTCTTTCTGAATAGTCCACTCATTCCCATGCTGTCATTCCATATTTATGCTCCACACTAGCATTGTGTGTCTTGAACAAACTTGTGGCCTTCTTCCAGTTCTGGTAGCCATCGTTGGTAAAAGCTGCCTTCTCTCCACCATAGTTTCCTGGACGTTGAAAATGGCGGCATGCAAAGCAGAAAGCACGGTCCTGTGAGATAGAATATACCAGCCATTTGTAATCCTCATAACATCTACGATTGAAGTAGCGATCCTGCTGTCCAACTTTTGTGGCTGGATAATGCTGAAGAAGAGGGCGCCTTGGTTCTTCAACAGGTGACTGGCTTAAATCAGAGGGAGCGGTGGCTGTGCTAACAGTGCAGCTAGCAGTGAAAAACTGCTCTGGTGCTCCCTCACGTCGTGGCTCACAATTGTTTTTCTCTCCGACTCATCTTTCTTATCTCCCTCTTCTTCGGCCCCCTCACAGGGTCTGGATTTTCATTTTCTACCCGCACTCTTCTCTTGATCAGAAAACAGTCCATCGCAACGGGCGAGATGGGTGACTAGCTAGCTAGAAGTTAGCACACACCAGACACATGAGCACGCAGCCAGGGATCAGATTGGAACAGAATCTCTGGTTATTAACTTTGAcatatttctttatttaaaaaaagaaaataaatactAATGCTTTTGAGGGGGCTTAACTGGGGCTATGCAGATTTGTGATGTAGCTATAACCTCCCCTAGCCCCGGTGTAGCTCCGTGCCTGGTCAACATCGTGAACAGAGTGTCCcttggtggggttatggtatgggcaaacataaactacggacaatgaatacgattgcattttatcgatggcaatttgagaTACCGCGACGAGATCCTGAGgttcattgtcgtgccattcatacgccgccatcacctcatgtttcagcattataatgcactgccccatgttgcaaggatctgtacacaattcctggaagcagaaaatgtcccagtttttccatggcctgcatactcaccagacaagtgagcatgtttgggatgctctggatcgatctATACGACCGTGTTctcaccaatatccagcaaattcacacagccattgaagaggagtgggacgacattccacaggccacaatcaacagcctgatcaactctatgcgaaggagatgtgttgtgctgcatgaggcaaatggtggtcacactagatactgactggtcttctgatccacgcccctactttttttttaaaggtacagtatctgtgaccaacagatgcatatctgtattcccagtaatgtgaaatccataaattagggcctaatgaatttgaATTGACTGATTCCCTTATAAACTGAaacttttaaattgttgcatgttgcatttatatttttgttcagtgtatgttcgGTAACAAAATAAAGAATCTTAAAAATGGTAGAGACACGATCCAATTCCATTTCTTATTAAACTAGGTCAACTTGGCCACCAGAGGTCGTTCCCCTtggtctgtttttttattttttattttatttcacctttatttaaccaggtaggctagttgagaacaagttctcatttacaactgcgactgggccaagataaagcatagcagtgtaaacaattaacaagtcaaaaacacagtagaaaaaaaagagtctatatacattatgtgcaaaaggcatgaggaggtaggcgaataattacaattttgcagattaacactggagtgataaatgatcagatggtcatgtacaggtagagatactggtgtgcaaaagagcagagaagcaaatacagtggggcaaaaaagtatttagtcagccaccaattgtgtaaggtCTCCAacttaattttcatcataggtacacttcaactatgacagacaaaatgagaaaaaaaaatccagaaaatcacattgtaggatttttaaggaatttatttgcaaattatggtggaaaataagtatttggtcacctacaaacaagcaagatttctggctctcacagacctgtaacttcttctttaagaggctcctctgtcctccactcattacctgtattaatggcacctgtttgaacttgttatcagtataaaagacacctgcccACAACCTCAAACGGTCACactcaaaggacaccagaaacaaaattgtagacctgcaccaggctgggaagactgcatctgcaataggtaaacagcttggtttgaagaaatcaactgtgggagaaattattaggaaatggaagacatacaagaccactgataatctccctcgatctggggctccacgcaagatctcaccccgtggggtcaaaatgatcacaagaacagtgagcaaaaatctcagaaccacacggggggacctagtgaatgacctgcagagagctgggaccaaagtaacaaagcctaccatcagtaacacactacgctgccagggactcaaatcctgcagtgccagacgtgtccccctgcttatgccagtacatgtccaggcccgtctgaagtttgctagtgcgcatttggatgatccagaggaagattgggagaatatcatatggtcagatgaaaccaaaatataactttttggtaaaaactcaactcgtcgtgtttggaggacaaagaatgctgagttgcatccaaagaacaccatacctactgttaagcatgggggtggaaacatcatgctttggggctgtttttctgcaaagggaccaggacgactgatccgtgtaaaggaaagaatgaatggggccatgtttcgtgagattttgagtgaaaacctccttccatcagcaagggcattgaagatgaaacgtggctgggtctttcagcatgacaatgatcccaaacacaccgcccacgtaacgaaggagtgacttcgtaagaagcatttcaaggtcctggagtggcctagccagtctccagatctcaaccccatagaaaatctttggagggtgttgaaagtctgtgttgcacagcaacagccccaaaacatcactgctctagaggagacctgcatggaggaatgggccaaaataccagcaacagtgtgtggaaaccttgtgaagacttacagaaaacgtttgacctctgtcattgccaacaaagggtatataacaaagtattgagataaacttgtgttgttgaccaaatacttattttccaccataatttgcaaataaattcattaaaaatcctacaatgtgattttctggattgttttccttctcattttgtctgtcatagttgaagtgtacctatgatgaaaatacaggcctcatctttttaagtgggagaacttgcacaattggtggctgacaatacttttttgccccactgtaaatataaacagtatgggtaTGAGGTAgataaattgggtgggctatttaccgatagactatgtacagctgcagcgatcggttagctgctcagatagcagatgtttgaagttggtgagggagataaaagtctccaacttcagcaattttttttttttgcaattcggtccagtcacaggcagcagagaactggaacgaaaggcggccaaatgaggtgttggctttagggatgatcagtgagacacctgctggagcgcgtgctacgggtgggtgttgccatcgtgaccagtgaacttagataaggcagagctttacctagcatggacttgtagatgacctggagccagtggtaaCAAGTAAAGTGTGCCAATATTTGCATGATGCATCTTTGACTTGGCTATTGACTTTTTTTTACGGAAAGAAATATGTAGGAGGATTATACGTTTATATTCttagctattttttttttttttaaaggatggTGGTTTTGTCATACTTTACCTCTATTTTATGCTTTCACTGACTGATGGTGCAGTCTGCTAAGGAGGTATGCTCAAAGTTTGGAGGATGAGACTGCTGAGTTCATATTTCACTGGTGGCAACAATGGGGGTGGGGGATAACGCTTCTACTGGTCATCAAGTCAAATAACGTATATTTCACAAATTAATCATTATAAATGGTATATTAAACATTGTAGGTCTACATTTAGGCGTACAAGTCCATGTAATGTAATATGATTATTAGGTCCTTGCAGTGTGTTTGTCTACTAGTCTGAAGAAATATGTGGCTCCTTATTAAATTAATTCTTAATCTTAATATTTAAGGTGTAGTCTGCACTTCTCGtctcaacacactaacacaaatgTAATTCTACATTTAAAAGGGACTTTTAAATGTGGGATTCTATAACCTTTGCTGCAAACTGGGTCAACTATCAGGAGGTAGATTTCCTACACTGAGATATTTGACCAGTCACTCACATACCAAGTTCCGTTGGACttctgttaaagggatagtttgggatTTTCCAATGAGGTCCTtctccagagtcagatgaacttctggataccatgtctgtctgtgtgtgcagttATGAAGGAAGttgcgcaattgctaactagttTTGGTGCAACGACAAAGTCTAGCTGTTCCTGTAAACTTCCGGTCATTGTGCTAAGCTAGTTAGCATTTTctcgcgaaactacctctaactttaTACTGGACGCAgatacataaaaatggtatccacacaTTCATCTGACCCTGGgtaagtagataaagggcttcatgaCCAAAATCGTGAACTACCCCTTTAAAGGACGCTTTTATGAACAAGTGTTGGATCATGTCGAACTGCGTCGACAATTTGAATTGGCTGATACGGAATTTGTTACCGGACATAATCATGCTGTTCAGCTGGTCATACTTAGGCAAACCTGGCACAATTAGCCACTATGCTATGAGAAAAGCTAATAACGAGACACTTTAAACCAAAGGTTTAAGTATGGACCCAGGGGGTTCAGCTCGTCTGTCCCCATCTTTCAATTGATAAAATACAAATTTCACTGATAGACGAAAATAACTAGAAGAGAAAGTACaaagacatttatttatttatacatagGTCCTTTTGCCTCCTATTGACTTACATATGGTTAATAAATAAGATattgagagattgaaaaacacaTGTACTAATCATTAAAACCCCACTGGAGAGAATATCTGAAAGAAAATCGTCATATTTGTTCTGTTCCTCAAACAACTATTTTACAAGGAAAGTGTAATATGGGATttcatacagtaggcctacacacCGCAAACTCATGCACATAACAAATTGACTGTAGCGTCTAGTCTGGGCTGAACCTTTCAACTCTATTCCTCTGGCAGAGACCCAAGGCTGATATGAGGGGTTGGTGCCCAACAGACTACAGTAACTATACCAAACAACACCTGCTTTGGAAAAgttgggtgttttttttttttttatggagaaaaataaaatataaaaacaatttTAACACATTTTGGCATACAATAGCCAGGCAAGGTCTTGTTCATACTGGTCCACCTGTATTTCTGGAGggttatttctttctttcatgtATTTTCCTCAAGTGATCTGTTCCCGCCAGGTAGATAAACTACTTCCTTGTCAGTATAGCAAAAAGAAAAATAATTCCTTCAGTCTTTTCCATATAGTTAGTTTAAGCTGAGTGCAAATACAAAGATGGCAATATTGTTTATTTTGTATTACTTAGTAATCGGTGATCTGACCAGCTCGGTGTTCATTTCATGAGACAGAATGCTGTTACAGAACTGACCCCACGATAACATCAACTGACAACCACACCCACCAGATACAAGTTTATCAGTGCTGTGTAAAAGCCACGTTTCAATGTTCACAGACTTTCAACCATGTCTCACACCCTGAATTCTTACGGTAAATTAAACACACTGTGCCTTGAGAATAAACAAACTATACAATTTTTACAACACGACCAATAGGGAAAAACCCCTACATTCATTACTCTATAAACTGAGAAAACATGTCTCCAGATGCTGTAAAACTTTTGCCAAAGGTGACACATCAGTCGAGTTCTGAAGGGAAACTATGGGAAGGTCTCAATTGCCTACTCCTCGCGtcgtctctcctcgtctccttctcaaaacccattggaggagatgGTCAGAGGGGTGGGACCTCTGGCTTCCTCATCCAATGGGGTTTGAGGAAATGACAAAGAGAGGACgagaggagtatgcaattgagatcgtCACAGAGTCTTTACTGTACTCAATGTCTGCAGATCAGGGGCATGATGGCTGCCTGGTCCTTTTGGAGAGTGGTGAAAATTGTTACCCTTTCCTTGTCCTCTGCTGTCCCTCACTCccagggagccagagagagggggagggagtgaagATCCATTCGTCTGGCAGCAGGCTTGCCCTTAGTTTGTCCGAAGTTGGTAATCTGCCAAAAGAGGGAGATGTAACAGTAATACATTAACACTGTTCTATGTATCATCACTTTGCCCCTGTACTGTGGCTGATCACATTAACGCTGTTAGCATCTAAACCCACAAAACTGGGGCTCGGCGTGCCTGTGGCTTCTGCCGAGTCCCCAACAACCGGATGTTCAGGTTTTCAGGGGGAAATAAAAAGAGAGCCTTTGACATGACTTCCGCTTTTGGATGGGAACAAGGCGACACATCTTAACTCCTCCAAATTtcctggattggttgaacagtcaAAAAAGAACATcctcctacatttaaaaaaaaaattattgtcAAGACCAGTATGTCGGGGATCTCGTTTCATGCATTTGCTACGTTAGGTTAGAGTGACAGTGATCACATTTGGGTCAGTGGAGCAGTTATAAATGGCATTACAATAACCACTTAGAACTCGCTTATGAATAAGTCAACACTGCCAGTGTAAGGTATCTGAGTGTGGTGcgcctctctctttatctctctctctctctcccttcctctcactcactctccatctctctgcctccatccctctctctctctacctctgctgaTTACAGTGGAAAGGTGATAGTCACCTTGGCATGCAGAGTGACAAGTGACCCGGAGAACCTAATGGCACCAAGGCATAATTCTGATCCCCCATGCCCCAGCTTTATAAGGAGAGGTAATGGATATGAAAGCTGGGTTCACTACTGGGCCGTATAGTGCTGAGAtaaggagtgtgtgtttgtgtgtgtctcacctccacTCTGTGTTATGTAGCGTACCCACGGTAACGCCTGATAGCCGCTCTTCTCAATGATCTTAAGATAGCGTACCTGAGGAGGAGCAAAGAACAGTTACATAAacgacacacaccacacatactggtGAGACTGCTCCTTCCAACCTGTATGCACTATTCAATGAAACTCGTGTGGCTCTACGAGGGTTCACGTTAACAGAGATAAAATGGGTTCGGTTAACTTACCTGGATACCAGATACAGTGAAATAGGGGATCTCAAAGTTGACAGTGATGGGCCTCTTCCCCTCCAACTCATCACTCTCCACACTAGGCAGCCCAAAGTGAGCCCTCATCATGTACTCCTTGCCtccctacacacaaaacacacacgatCACACACTTTCATTGGGAAATTTGTGGCATTTCTCTCCGGTAGGTTTCTTTATAACATACCTGATCTTAACAAAACAAAACTAGCTAGACTATACATTCCTATACTTGTAAAACTCTCCTCACACCTGCACTAGGGCAGGATACATCTGCAGTTCACAGGACTGCCTTGTCCAATCAAGGTAAAGTAAACAACTACAGAGGTGACTTGGATGTCGTTGGTCACACATCGAACCCATTCCCCTACCACACATcactataacaccactacacagtTATTAAAACTGTCCGTGCGACTCTGTTGTTTTTCAAAGCCAGGAAGGATGTGGGTTTACAGCAGCAGAGAGAGCTGACAGTCATATGCTGAATGTAATGTTAATAGTCATGGGGTTGAGTGCAGTATCCTTATCGGTCTTTATCAATATGAAGTGTTGGGGCGTTTTATATTTCCTCTAAAGCCGTTATCAGTCATTACTTGGCTAACCTCCCCTGGGTTCGTCTGGTGGCAGTGTAAAAACATGCTATCTATAAAATGTGCTGCTTCCTgtgagaatacagtatgtactgccTTCCGAGAATGGTAGGACAAGACTCTATTTTTACTATTTAGTTCCCATTCAGTCGATAATTACACTTGGGGTTGTTCCACTTCAAAAAGCTCATGTTAGtgttcctgcaacattattttgttgaaatataatttgatctctaaGAAATGAAGTTAATTGATTGCatccaaattggccattttaatttataggattcatataatatttaataaatatagtacctaacagTCGCTTTGGACAAAACTTTTTTTGACTAACAAAGAGTTAGATATGAGGAATCTAAAGGAATGGTCAATAGCCCCCCCACGGACACCCTACACCCTACgtcaatcccaccccaacaacgaGTAGATAGTATCAGTTCACTGTGTCTGACAGTAGTACGGAGCTGCGGCTctgagtattgtttcttcatcctatgtaatgtattcccagTGAAGTTTGTGACTTTTAAAAAAATCCTCTTTTCATTGAAGTTGTTAGGTTTATGTCCCATCCTAAATTCTGTTATTACCAgaatgttaaagggatagttcacccaattTACTAAATTaaattggtttccttaccctttAAGTAGTCTATTGACAAGGTATGAAAGTAACCCAGGCTTTGGTTTTGTTGGCCACTGTTGTGGCACAAAAGTCAATGGTACCTATATCAGTAATTTCACGCTTCATGTTTAAATCATACTAAAGTATCTAAAAAATAAGTCAATGATGTTTTGGAAATGAGGTGTGAAAATGCTAATATAGGTACCATTAACTTGCATTGGATTTGTCACAAATACATACttagcatttgaaacagtggccaggtaaacataaaccaaagcatgggttgctgttataccttgtccatagaggaaaccaatatgtcattttgtaattttattcgaactatccctttaacattaATAGTAGGAACAGCACCATCTTGTGGTCAAAACCTGGTATTATCAGGATGTAGGATGGGACATAAACCTAACAACTTCAAAGACTTATTTCTATGAACgggggagaaaaaaatatatataccaaATTCactgaatacattacataggatgaagaaacaatatTCCAAGCTGCAGCTCCATACAACTTCTCAGACATAGTATCAGTTCTCTATCTACTCATTGTTGGGTAGGGATTGGTGTGGGTGGGACTTTTAATCATTTATTTGGATTCctcattttatttaaaaaaaagtttggtcCAATCGACTAAGGCAATATATTTactgaatattatatgaatccaaTAAATGAAAATGGCCAATTTGAGTGCAATCAattcttaatttctcagagatcaaattatatttcaacaaaacaaTGTTGCAGGAATGCAAATCCTAACTAGagaaacgatttcagaacaatcgGAGATGGTGGGTGTGATGGCTTCCTGAAAGGACATGGAATGACACCATAGTATGGTAATGAAGAGTTACAACTGTTGTATAGCCCTTGTATTACTCTTGGGTGAGCAAGGCTTGAACAAATAGCATCTAAAAACACATGGTGACTGTTACAATATCTATGATAATAGCAGAGGATGCACGAACAGGAATGCATCGACTGCCATCTGCAATAGGTTATTAGCATAGTAATGTTGAGTTTATCTCATGACGCTAGCTGTGTCCATGTAGGCTACTTACAGGGAAGGACTTGATGTTCCACTGCACCACGCTCTTCTCGGGAAGATACTTGCAGCTGCCTGTGCTCGTCTTGAATTTAGGCGAGTCGGCGTCGCTGGGCACGGGTACCATGATGGCTACGTTGTTGGC includes:
- the LOC110521817 gene encoding transmembrane protein 125, with translation MPELEDFPPMRDDQPAGPDPDQIQRSILDEQVELWWFRDPAKSLLCYAVAVLLILGCGLGGILLLSTTTSFSSDWRMGAGMALCLLALAVLLKQLLSSAVQDMNCVRSRRRIDILKSGGLSDLLVVLITGLCLVVCGAVLLKLALGHHMPKPGVALNDMYISGVVLLAGGGSAVVGVGVYTGVVFLLERTWPGQRFRDRAMGVFTISGRHMDQGRRETTSSLANLI